The window CTGGCCAAAAGGATCCTGATAAATTACTGCAAATTGTTAAAACAGCCCATCCCCGTGAAAATTTTATTGATGGTTATTTATGGGGAAAACTAAAGGAATTGGAAAACAACAAAGAATATCCATATGATTTATTTCCAATGACATGGGCAATGGCAGATAATACACCTATTGATGCGGACTTGCCTGAGGCTGTAAAAAGCTGGAATGAAGAATATGCGTTTCCCCGCCTGGTTATTTCCAGTTCAACGGATATCATGTCAGCTTTTGAAAAAAAATATGGTGAGGTCATTCCTTCATATAAAGGGGATTTTACGGAGTACTGGACCGATGGCCTTGGGACGGCGGCCAAAGAGACATCAATGAACCGCAATTCGAAAGAGCGGTTAATTCAATCTGATATTCTTTGGTCAATGCTTTATCCAAATCAAAAGGCACCCCGAACTGAGTTTGATGAAGCATGGCGAAATGTCCTGATGGGGTCAGAGCATACCTGGTGTTACATGAATCCAGCTCAGGCTGATATGCAGGATGTTATATGGAAAGTAAAGCAGGGTTTCTTTAAAACAGCTGAACATAGTAGTCAGCAAATACTTTCTAATATGTTAAAACCTATTGCCAGTGAAACCTCTAATATTGTAGGGGTATTTAATACTTTGTCGTGGCCTCGTGGTGGGCTGATAACACTGACCCCTGAGCAGAGTAAAGGCTTTAATATTGTAAGGGATGAGTATAAAAAGATCATAACTTCTCAGCGGCTGAGCACAGGAGAACTGGTATTTTTGGTGTCTGAAATTCCCGCTTTTGGAACCAAAAACTATTATCTGAGCAATAGCTCTGGAAAGAAGCCTGATGTTAAGATAGCAAAAGGAAATACCCTGGATAACGGAATATTTAAGGTGAAAATAGATACGGTTTCGGGAGATGTCATTCATATAACAGATGCATCGGGTACTGAATTTGTAAATAAGAATGACCCGGCCAATATTAATAGCTTCAGGTATCTGCTGGGAAGTGGCGAACCTGCATCAGCAGGACCTCAGTATGCTGCAAATGCAAACACCGTTTTGAGTAATGATGCTGTGAAAATCGTAAAAGCAACTGGTCCAACGGAAGTGAGAGTCGTTATCAAAGAGAACGGACCTCTTGTCGCATCAATACTGGTCACATCAAAAGCCGATGGCTGTAACAAGCTAACCCGTGAAGTCCGTGTTGTTGCTGGCAAACCTGAAATTGAAATAGATAATTTGGTAGACAAAATAGCAACGATAAAAAAAGAAGGGATACATTTTGGATTTGCTTTTGACGTTCCAAATGGACGTACCAGAATGGATATTCCCTGGGGTGTTGTAGAGGTTGAAAAGAACCAACTTCCTGCAGCAAACCGCAATTGGATGAGTTTCCAGCGCTGGCTGGATATTTCCAATGAGAATAAGGGAGTTTCCTGGTGTGCGCTTGATGCACCTACTTTCGAAAGCGGTAATATGACAGCTAACATTATTGGAGGAGCTTTCCATTCACCACAATGGATTGAAAATCTACCACTAAATTCAACCATTTATTCCTGGGCACTTAACAACCATTGGCATACCAATTACCCCTTGTTCCAAGAGGGGAAACTGAATTTTCGTTATAGGATATTACCTCATAAATATGGGTATAACGCGGTAAAAACAAATCGTTTTGGATTGGAACAATCTCGTCCACTGCTTGCGGTGCTGCTAAAGGAAAAAATATCACTTAAACCTGTAGTTAAAATAGATAATGAAAATGTTTTTATATCAGTCATAAAAACCTCAGCAGATGGTAAATCCAAGGTTATCAGACTACGCTCTTTATCAGAGAAAGAAGAAACAGCAATTTTATCATTTCCAGGCATCAGGCCGAAATCCGTGCGGACCTGTGTTGCAGACGAAACTCCAGGCGAAGAAGTTGGAAGCACCATTCATTTGGCGCCATATGGCATAGTAACACTTGTGATTGAATAGATATTAAAAAGGGAGATATTATATCAGGGAAATGGTTGTAGCGTTAGATTTAGTTATGGGTATTGTTTAACTATATAGTCGTTTGCAAATTGCAGGAGGAATTTATTAGCAAAACATAGGAGATGCTTACTTCGGGGATAGGATTTTTGCTGTGAGGGGTTTCTGAAACTGAAATCGTCAGTTATTCATTAAAGTTAGGCTTAGTATAAGCATCGGTGTTATATATGAACACCGATGCAAATGTATTATAGATAAAGGTTTATTTTAAGTCAGCAGGCTTATAATAATTCTCCAGTGTTACAGGAAACATTTTTTCATTGAATAATTTTTGCATTACCCTGATTGTTACCGGACTGATTCCAGTATTTACATTATTTACTTTAATGGGGTAGGTCATGTTGGAGGAATGCCCGTAGCCTACGCAGTGGCCTACTTCATGAGATAAGACATCTCCTGCCCCCGCAACATTTATATAATCCCTTATTACATGGTTTGCATATCCCAAAGTGGATCCACCGCCTAATCCAGATACATTGGTCACTACTCCGCACTGGAAAAAGCTATGATTTAAAATATCGTTATAGGTTTTTAATTTTTGTGCATCTGTCAAAACAGTTGTTCCATCGTTGGCTACAATCCGCTCGTTTAGGAATTCAGTTTTAAAGTCTGCAGATATGAAAACTGTGCCCATGTTAATCATTAACCCGGTATATCTGCGGATATCTTTCGCAGTTATGTCTTCTGCCCAATTATTTGTTACATCATTATTAGGATCATAATCATGGTATTGTATATCCCATTTGAGCACAGCAAGTTTTTTAAGTTTGAGTATGATGGGATTGTCACCGGTGAAATCGAAGGATATTTTGGCTGGATCGATTCCAGTTCCTTTGTATTGGGAAAGGTCGGTTACTTTATTGTTGGTATCTAAGTATAAAACAGTTCCTTCCATAAATGGGTACTTTATTGTTTGTTTCCCATGAGCCCTTATTTTACTGATTTTAATAAGTTTAACGACCTGTTTGTTTGTGGCATCCGTACCGTTTGAAATAGTTGCCAATATGGTTGCGTTTTCAATATCAATGGGCGCGAAATTGGAAATTTCGATGTTTTTTTCGTCAACAGCCCTTACACGGAGCACATGGGCAATGTTATACCGTCTGGCATCCGAGGTCATGACATCAGGTGATTCGTTGTCCTGAAACATCAATGATGAATTCTGATCGCCATCCAAAGCGATGGTTTTTGTTGTTACCTCTGCTAGCTTTGGGAGCTCAGGGTCGTTGTTTTTTCTACAAGAGAGCGATAAAGCGCTACATAGAAACAAATAAAAGATTTTTTTCATAATAGATAATATTTTAATGGTCTAAAATATGCTTAATAATCTTAGTAGGGGGGAGACATATGTCCTGAAAAGGGGGATAAATGTTTTTTTTGTTGGGTCAGGATTTGAGGTTAAGACCAGCTCAAAAGTAGTAGACGATAAAGGCATACCGGCCATTTTGGTAGATGTAATGCGCTGGTTTAAATGGTTTCGACGATACCGATTTTGCCGCCTTTGCTAATGTTATCAAGCGTAAATGATTTTCGGTATTGGAGTGGACTGATATTTTTTATTTTCTGAAACTGTTTATGGAAATTGGCATGGGTGCTGTATCCGCTTTCATAGCAGATATCAAATATAGACTTGTTGGTTTCAATTAACTGGCTACAGGCATATTCAATGCGCACTTCGTTTAAAAAATCGTTATAGGTTTTTTTCGTGCTGCGTTTAAAGTTCTTGCAAAAAGCAGGAATACTCATACACGCTTTTTTTGCAACATCAGAAAGGGTAATCTGCTCCCGGAAGGAGTCGATAGTGAATTGGAAAACTTTGCCCATAATATCCATACCCTTCTGATCATATGCTTTGGCCTGCTGGGTAGAAACCGAGATATACTCCCGTTGGTTGGCGATTAAAAAGAGGCTTTCAAGTAAAAGAACGATGCGTTTAACGCCGTTCGCGTATTCCAGTTCTTTGATTATTGATGCAAGTTGGTTTTTTATCACAGCTTTTATTTTCAAGCCAAGCATTGATGCTTCAAACAAAGCTTTTATCACACGGTTTTCTGGTAGATGAATGAAACTGGTACCCCAGAAATCTTCCCGGAACTGAACGACTATTGCACTGGTTACCTGATCTCCGGTTTTCTGAAAGGTATGAGGTAGATTAGCTCCAATTAAGTAAATATCACCTGTTTCAAATTCGCCGATATGGTTTCCAACAAAGCTCATACCAGAACCTTCCGTAAAAAGAATGAGTTCATATTCGATATGCTGATGCCAGCCAACTTCAAAGTTTGGGGTGCGGAATGTCTTTGCTATAAATGAGCTGGATTCATCTGGTAATAGCCGCTGGGTAAATGGTTGCATCTGGATGTGGCATTAAAAGAATAATGGATTAAAGTTAACTAAGTTATTCAATAATTACCATTGGTGTGCAATATTTAGTTTATGATAGTTTATTTTTTTGATAATAAAGTAGTGCTGCTTCTTTTTGGAAACATCTAAATTTAAAGTAATTACAAATCTAACCATTTATGTTATCCAACCACTCAATTCTGAAGCGGGACGCTGCAGTAGAAATGCCGGAAAAAGTTGCCGTAAATAAGTCTTTTATCATCTTAATAAGTTTTGTCGCTGCATTTGGCGGATTATTATTTGGCTTTGATACGGCTATTATATCCGGTGCCATTCCTTACATTACTTCTTATTTCCAGCTCAATGAATACATGTTAGGCTGGGCCGTTAGTTCTATTCTTATAGGGTGTGCCCTGGGAGCGCTCATTGCCGGGGTGTTTGCAGATAAGTATGGACGTCGCATCACGCTGATGATCTGTGCCATACTGTTTGCCGTTTCCGGCCTTGGTGCAAGTTTATCTAATGAGTTGTATCTTTTTATACTTTTCCGTTTAGTTGGCGGGCTGGGCGTGGGGGCAGCCGCAATGGTATCGCCAATGTATATTGCTGAAATAGCTCCTGCGAAATTGAGGGGCCGCCTGGTTGCCTTTTACCAAATGGCGATCGTAATTGGGATTTTACTGGCCTATTTCTCTAATTATTTATTTGATGGCTGGGGTACTAACAACTGGAGGTGGATGTTTGCCTCTCAGGCAATGCCTTCCGCCTTGTTCCTGTTGCTGCTATTTGTGGTGCCAGAAACGCCAAGGTGGCTTATTATGAAAGGGAGGAAAAATGAAGCGGCTCAAATTCTGGCTAAAATTTCGCAAGAGATGCCTATAAACGCAGCAGTGCACGAAATTGAACAAAGTTTTCAAAACGATCATAAAATATCTCTGAGACTTTTATTTAGTAAAACCTATAAGCCTGTTTTATTTATTGGAATACTGGTGGCTGTATTTCAACAGGTCACAGGAATTAACTCAATTATTTATTATGCGCCTGTTATTTTTAAAGAAACTGCCAATGATAGCTCTTCGTCGTTAATGCAGACCATCATCATTGGCGTGGTAAACGTGATTGCCACGTTTGGTGCCATTGCACTGGTTGATAAACTTGGGAGAAAGAAATTATTGGTTTCAGGTTGTGTGATAATGGGAATTTCACTGATTGCTGTTGGTTTGTGTTTTCAATACAGGTATTTTGATAATTACATCGTCCTGGTTTTTATGTTGCTTTATGTAGCGGCTTTTGGTAGTACATTGGGGGCTGTTGTTTGGGTATATCTCGCCGAAATTTTTCCTAATCGGATAAGAAGCATAGCCTTGTCTATTGCAACATTGGCCCTGTGGTTAGCAGATTTTGTGGTAACGCTCACCTTTCCGGTTTTGACCAAGCAGCTGGGGATCGCTGGCACCATGTTTATTTACGCCGGTTTTTGTGCAGTGGCCTTTGTATACATGCTGTTTAAAGTAAAAGAAACAAAAGGGAAATCCTTAGAAGAAGTCGAATCATTATTTATACAATAAAATTGTCAAGATGAATAAAGAACATGCTTTTGTTGACCGAAAAGGCCTAACTCAAGAAAATATTTTGTTCTACCAAACCTATGGGTACCTGATAGCCCCGGAATTGTTAATTGCAGATGAAGTAGAAGAACTTAAAGATGAGACTGCTGCAATTTTCCGCGGCGATAGGGGGCAGGTAGAGGGCTTGTTACCGGCCGATAAAAGTAAGAGTAATGCAGAAGTGATGAAGCAATATGTGGCTATACATTTTCCCCACAAAATCTCCCCGCTCATCAAAGAATACCTGTTTCATGAAAAAATAGTAGAAGTGTTAACTAATGTAGTAAGCCCAAACCTAAAATGCATGCAGTCTATGTTGTTTGTAAAGGGGCCTGGTAAAGCTGGACAGTCATGGCACCAGGATGAGTTTTATATCCCAACCAGAGATCAATCGCTAATTGGTGTGTGGATTGCAATTGATGATGCCACAGTTGATAACGGCTGTCTATGGATAATTCCTGGGCGCCCCAAATACATGATGCCCCGTATAAAAAATGAGAATACGCAATACGCAGATGTAGATACGATTGATGTATCTATGTACAGTACTGATCAGATAATACCTATAGCAGTTAAAAAAGGCTCAGTGGTATTTTTTAACGGATATACCCTGCATAGCTCTAAAAGGAATAAGACAAAAGATTGTTTTCGCACCGCTCTGGTAAATCATTATATGAGCGCTGAATCGATGTTGCCCTGGGATCAGGATGGTAAGTTGCCTGCAACTGAAGATCTTAGGGATATTGTGATGATTTCAGGTGAGGATCCTTATGCATGGAAAGGAACCCTAGAGGCAAACCAACCTTATCTTCGTCCAGAAGTATTACAAATTAAAACCAGTTTATAGGGGATGTTAGCAGAATTTTATTGTCCCCGTTGGGGAAGTGAGCAACTGAGTTGGGAAGACTTTTGTGCAAGGGTAAAGCTTGAAGGATTTGATGGTATTGAAGTTGGCATAGCCAATAATGCCTGTCAAAAAGAAATGGATGAAATATGGAATTTAGCCCACAAGCACGAGCTGAAACTTATTGCTCAGTTTTATGACAGTGCTAATCCTGAATTTTCGAAACATTTTGATATTTATGGTGCATGGCTGGAAAAAATAAAATCATATCCTTGTGTGAAGATTGATTCGCAAACGGGAAGGGACATTTTTAGTTTTGAACAGAACCAGAAATTAATATTGGCGGCATCACAGTTTACCAGTCGTACAGGCATAGAGGTCATGCATGAAACGCATAGGCATAAGTGTTTATTTGCTGCGCACATAGCTAAAGATTATTTGCAGAAAATTCCAGAGATGAAAATTACCCTTGATGTCTCCCATTGGGTCTGCGTTGGCGAATCATTTCTGGAAGATCAAACAGAAGCCATACAGTTGGCCATTGCACATGCAGGGCATATTCATGCCCGGGTGGGTTATACTGAAGGCCCCCAGGTACCAGATCCCCGTGCAGAGGAATGGCAGCCTGCTGTAGCAGCCCATTTAGCCTGGTGGGACGGAATCGCAGAACGGAAAAAACAGCATGGCGAAACCCTTACCATTACTTCTGAATTTGGTCCGTATCCCTATATGGTTCATTTACCGGGTAGTAAAACGCCTATTACCAATCAATGGGAGGTGAATGTGTATATGATGCAATTGTTGAAAAAAAGATATCTATAAGTCCTCATGAATAAAATAACAATACAAATGAAAAGAGCTTTTGCTGTTACTGCTTGCATTATGCTTTACTGCAGTATTAGTTTCGCACAAAAACCAATTCTTCCAGCCCAACGCGAATATCATGTCGCTGTTAATGGTAGCGATACAAATACAGGTACATTATCAAGTCCCTATAAAACCATTATGGCTGCGGCTAATAAAGCTATGCCCGGGGATGTAATTACCGTACATGGTGGTATCTATCGAGAATCAATTGTTCCTCCCCGTGGTGGAAACTCCGATAAGGAGCGCATTACCTATCAGGCAGCTAAAGGCGAAAACGTTACTGTAAAAGGTTCGGAAATAGCAAAAGGATGGAAGAGACAGCAGCACGATACCTGGGTATTAAAGCTGCCTAACAACTTTTTTGGATCTTTTAATCCCTATAAAGAGCTGATTCATGGAGATTGGTTTTGGCCGAAGCCCAAAGAACGAAAATATTTGCGAGGCGCGGTATATCTTAATGGCAATTGGTTAATGGAAGCCTCAAAAAAAGAAGAGGTAACAGATAAAGATGCCGATGTCAACAATCAACTTTGGTGTGCTACGGTAGATAGCGACAGTACAACGATCTGGGCGCAATTTAAAAATACAGACCCCAATCAATCTCTGGTAGAGATTAATGTCCGCCAAACTGTATTGTATCCTGATAAACCCTTTATCAATTTCATTACTGTCCGAGGTTTCACTCTTGAGCAAGCGGCAACCAATTGGGCGCCGCCTACAGCCGAACAGCATGGACTTATTGGCACGCATTGGAGCCGTGGTTGGGTGATCGAAAATAACACCATCCGCTATTCAAAATGTGTAGGCATTGCATTGGGTAAATATGGTGATGAGTACGATAATAAAGATACCGAATCAGCTAAAGGCTACGTAGGCACCATTAACCGGGCGCTGGCTTTTGGCTGGAACAAGGGAACAATTGGCGGGCATATTGTACGCAATAATACCATTACCAATTGCGAGCAAACTGGTATTGTGGGAAGCATGGGCTGCTCATTTAGTGTGATAGAAGGGAATAGCATTCATGATATTCATATCCATCGTTTATTTAATGGCGCAGAGCAGGCAGCGATAAAATTTCATGGAGCGGTGGATGTGCAGATTCGCAATAACCATATTTACCGCAGTAATTTTGGGATTTGGCTCGATTGGATGGCACAGGGTGCTCAGATTAAAAACAACCTGATGCACGAAAACGATCACGATATCTTTTTGGAGGTAGATCATGGACCGATGTTGGTAAGTAATAATGTTTTGCTATCCAAAACGAATCTGCTGATGAATTCCAGCGGAGCGGCATTTGTACATAATATTTTCGCTGGCGGAATGAGCGTTATCAATTATGATGGGCGATTAACACCCTTCCATTTGCCGCATTCTACTTTTGTTACTGGTTTACATGATAACCCTGGAGGCGATGTTCAATTTGTAAATAATCTTTTTGTGGCTGCTGGCAATGCCAGTCAATATAGCAAAGCCCTGTTGCCCGTAAGGTTTGAAGGCAATGTATACACCAAAGGAACCATAAGAGCTGTAAACAACGATAAGGCAATGCAGTTTGGAGAAATGAGTAAAGAAGCTCAGGAACAATTTAAAAAATATAAACCAGAAGCAGCCTCCGAAAGCAATGCTTTGGTGAAAACAGATTTTGATGCGATGGCCAATTTATCTGCAGAGAAAGATCATTTTTATTTAGAAATTAATCTGGATAGAAGCTGGTTATCCCAAAAAGCCCGAAAACTGGTTACAAGCGGTTCACTTAATCGTGCTATAGTGCTCAATTTGCCTTTCGAAAATACAGACGGTTCAGTGTTGAGAATCGATACCGATTATTTCGGTAAGAAAAGAAATGTAAATAATCCATCACCTGGACCATTCGAAATAACAGAAAGCGGTAAACAGAAATTAAAATTGTGGTGATGAAATATCGTCTGGAAGAATGGTTCAATGAATGTGTTTTCAAAATTGTAAAGACTGGTATGAAAAGAAAGAATAGCTTAAAACTAAAGATATTGATCACTGCATTTTGCTGGATGTTTGCTTCTTGCATTGTTGTTGCACAACAAATCGTAAAAGCGCCAAAACCTTTTTTTCCCTTGCCGAATGCAGCCCAATTGCGATGGCATAAAGCTGAGTATTTGATGTTCGTGCATTTTGGAATGAAAACATTTTATCCAAGCGATGATCATATGGGCTATGGTCTGGAAGACCCTAAACGGTTTTTTCCCGCAAAGTTTGATGCCAACCAATGGGCCGATGCAGCCAAAACAGGAGGTTTTAAAGGTATTGTGTTCACAAGCAAACACCACGATGGTTTTTGTAACTGGTCCACAGCAACAACCAATCATAGTGTACAAGCTTCGCCCTGGAAAAATGGCAAAGGAGATGTCGTAAAAGAAGTATCGGATGCCTGCAGAAAAGCTGGGATTCAGTTTGGTATCTATGTTTCTATTATCGATAAGCATTTTGAACAAAAGGGATCACCTGAATATAAAACATATGGTGATTACTATTATGCACAAATTAAAGAGCTCAGCACCCGCTATGGAAAAATTGATGAGTATTGGTTTGATGGGTTTAATGCCGATAAACTGAAAATGGATTACCCGAGAATAGGTAAGATGATAGCAAAAAACCAACCCGGCGCAGTAATTTATGATTCAAAGGTATTGGTAAATACTATTCCAGACCGTTGTTTGGCCTGGCCTGGTGGACATGGAGGCATTACTCCTGATCAGGATTACCGGCAGTTGGTAAACGATACGCTACGCTGGTATCCTAATGAGCCCTCAATCATCCTGCAGGGTAATTGGTTTCATAACGGAAAACCTGCTATAGAATTGAAACAGATGCAGGATTATTATCTTAGTTCGGTTGGTTATGGCACCACTGCGTTAATGAATATATCACCTAACAGCGATGGATTGATTGATAAGGAAACTATCCAAAAGCTCAGTGCTTTTAAGCAATGGGTAGATCAGGTTCATCAGCAAAATCCAGCCTTATTAAAAAAAGCAAAATCCTTATCACCATGCAGGGATAACAACTCCAGATATGCAGCTAACAAAGTAAACGATGGCAATTACAACAGCTATTTTGCTACTGATGACAAGGTAACCACGGCAACAATTGAAATTGAACTTGGGCAGACCAAAAAAATTGATGGATTCATTTTGCAGGAATACATTCCACTGGGGCAGCGGGTAGAAGCATACAGCCTGGAATGCCGTGTAAATGGACAGTGGAAAGATGTATTCACCGGAAAAAAAATTGGCTACAAACGCATCATTCTTGCTGGCCGTGCATCGGCAAAAGATATTCAATTCCCTGACGCTGATGCTGTCCGGCTTCGAATTGATAAAGCGGGAGCCTCCCCGTTGATTAATAATTTCCAGGTGATCAGTCTAGGAGGTAAATAAACCTGAAAAGAAGACCTTAAAAGCGGGGATTTTGGTATAGTTCAGACAGTGAATTTCAAGCTTATAGTCATTTTGAATCGAAAAAAGTGTCCGCTT is drawn from Pedobacter sp. HDW13 and contains these coding sequences:
- a CDS encoding glycoside hydrolase family 38 C-terminal domain-containing protein is translated as MKILKIIASFSVLVFICFYASAQKQVNSIIQEIPANEITLSASTSFSPDQSAGHLIDGSGVRNKVHDNNGSATTMWHTIQNPAASIPSKGLPAFKAWLRFDFSTQKSFNRVLIWNHNQENLTNRGFRLIKIYGTTDRVSWTQLNALELPNAKTTSGKATEIAIGEKKKLKAVIIAAESNWGGDVYGLSEVRFLSELKVDKSNFPFPNDLECTSTSIYRFCRDGKPGREVVLNFKGNNLFQASTIEVSAEGRTETFAVPFQQQGRTSTKVTLPSQVGVDKEVSILVTLKSGSKILKKSFALKPQRQWTVYIYPHSHVDIGYTNTQANVEIIHKRNLLNGMKLAKETANYPVGSRYIWNPEVIWPVERYLKNATPTEKEELLDAVRKGYIHLDAGYINDNTSITADEEFPRYFGDAKKLEKATGIPVNTIVQVDVPGMTWGIVPMAAQFGIKYVFAPFNGSDRIGLADKLNFKPFWWIGQDGVSKVLFLQPGDYTPGARAKGFKYWPIMAGQKDPDKLLQIVKTAHPRENFIDGYLWGKLKELENNKEYPYDLFPMTWAMADNTPIDADLPEAVKSWNEEYAFPRLVISSSTDIMSAFEKKYGEVIPSYKGDFTEYWTDGLGTAAKETSMNRNSKERLIQSDILWSMLYPNQKAPRTEFDEAWRNVLMGSEHTWCYMNPAQADMQDVIWKVKQGFFKTAEHSSQQILSNMLKPIASETSNIVGVFNTLSWPRGGLITLTPEQSKGFNIVRDEYKKIITSQRLSTGELVFLVSEIPAFGTKNYYLSNSSGKKPDVKIAKGNTLDNGIFKVKIDTVSGDVIHITDASGTEFVNKNDPANINSFRYLLGSGEPASAGPQYAANANTVLSNDAVKIVKATGPTEVRVVIKENGPLVASILVTSKADGCNKLTREVRVVAGKPEIEIDNLVDKIATIKKEGIHFGFAFDVPNGRTRMDIPWGVVEVEKNQLPAANRNWMSFQRWLDISNENKGVSWCALDAPTFESGNMTANIIGGAFHSPQWIENLPLNSTIYSWALNNHWHTNYPLFQEGKLNFRYRILPHKYGYNAVKTNRFGLEQSRPLLAVLLKEKISLKPVVKIDNENVFISVIKTSADGKSKVIRLRSLSEKEETAILSFPGIRPKSVRTCVADETPGEEVGSTIHLAPYGIVTLVIE
- a CDS encoding AraC family transcriptional regulator → MQPFTQRLLPDESSSFIAKTFRTPNFEVGWHQHIEYELILFTEGSGMSFVGNHIGEFETGDIYLIGANLPHTFQKTGDQVTSAIVVQFREDFWGTSFIHLPENRVIKALFEASMLGLKIKAVIKNQLASIIKELEYANGVKRIVLLLESLFLIANQREYISVSTQQAKAYDQKGMDIMGKVFQFTIDSFREQITLSDVAKKACMSIPAFCKNFKRSTKKTYNDFLNEVRIEYACSQLIETNKSIFDICYESGYSTHANFHKQFQKIKNISPLQYRKSFTLDNISKGGKIGIVETI
- a CDS encoding sugar porter family MFS transporter, giving the protein MLSNHSILKRDAAVEMPEKVAVNKSFIILISFVAAFGGLLFGFDTAIISGAIPYITSYFQLNEYMLGWAVSSILIGCALGALIAGVFADKYGRRITLMICAILFAVSGLGASLSNELYLFILFRLVGGLGVGAAAMVSPMYIAEIAPAKLRGRLVAFYQMAIVIGILLAYFSNYLFDGWGTNNWRWMFASQAMPSALFLLLLFVVPETPRWLIMKGRKNEAAQILAKISQEMPINAAVHEIEQSFQNDHKISLRLLFSKTYKPVLFIGILVAVFQQVTGINSIIYYAPVIFKETANDSSSSLMQTIIIGVVNVIATFGAIALVDKLGRKKLLVSGCVIMGISLIAVGLCFQYRYFDNYIVLVFMLLYVAAFGSTLGAVVWVYLAEIFPNRIRSIALSIATLALWLADFVVTLTFPVLTKQLGIAGTMFIYAGFCAVAFVYMLFKVKETKGKSLEEVESLFIQ
- a CDS encoding phytanoyl-CoA dioxygenase family protein, translating into MNKEHAFVDRKGLTQENILFYQTYGYLIAPELLIADEVEELKDETAAIFRGDRGQVEGLLPADKSKSNAEVMKQYVAIHFPHKISPLIKEYLFHEKIVEVLTNVVSPNLKCMQSMLFVKGPGKAGQSWHQDEFYIPTRDQSLIGVWIAIDDATVDNGCLWIIPGRPKYMMPRIKNENTQYADVDTIDVSMYSTDQIIPIAVKKGSVVFFNGYTLHSSKRNKTKDCFRTALVNHYMSAESMLPWDQDGKLPATEDLRDIVMISGEDPYAWKGTLEANQPYLRPEVLQIKTSL
- a CDS encoding sugar phosphate isomerase/epimerase, whose amino-acid sequence is MLAEFYCPRWGSEQLSWEDFCARVKLEGFDGIEVGIANNACQKEMDEIWNLAHKHELKLIAQFYDSANPEFSKHFDIYGAWLEKIKSYPCVKIDSQTGRDIFSFEQNQKLILAASQFTSRTGIEVMHETHRHKCLFAAHIAKDYLQKIPEMKITLDVSHWVCVGESFLEDQTEAIQLAIAHAGHIHARVGYTEGPQVPDPRAEEWQPAVAAHLAWWDGIAERKKQHGETLTITSEFGPYPYMVHLPGSKTPITNQWEVNVYMMQLLKKRYL
- a CDS encoding right-handed parallel beta-helix repeat-containing protein → MKRAFAVTACIMLYCSISFAQKPILPAQREYHVAVNGSDTNTGTLSSPYKTIMAAANKAMPGDVITVHGGIYRESIVPPRGGNSDKERITYQAAKGENVTVKGSEIAKGWKRQQHDTWVLKLPNNFFGSFNPYKELIHGDWFWPKPKERKYLRGAVYLNGNWLMEASKKEEVTDKDADVNNQLWCATVDSDSTTIWAQFKNTDPNQSLVEINVRQTVLYPDKPFINFITVRGFTLEQAATNWAPPTAEQHGLIGTHWSRGWVIENNTIRYSKCVGIALGKYGDEYDNKDTESAKGYVGTINRALAFGWNKGTIGGHIVRNNTITNCEQTGIVGSMGCSFSVIEGNSIHDIHIHRLFNGAEQAAIKFHGAVDVQIRNNHIYRSNFGIWLDWMAQGAQIKNNLMHENDHDIFLEVDHGPMLVSNNVLLSKTNLLMNSSGAAFVHNIFAGGMSVINYDGRLTPFHLPHSTFVTGLHDNPGGDVQFVNNLFVAAGNASQYSKALLPVRFEGNVYTKGTIRAVNNDKAMQFGEMSKEAQEQFKKYKPEAASESNALVKTDFDAMANLSAEKDHFYLEINLDRSWLSQKARKLVTSGSLNRAIVLNLPFENTDGSVLRIDTDYFGKKRNVNNPSPGPFEITESGKQKLKLW
- a CDS encoding alpha-L-fucosidase, whose protein sequence is MKRKNSLKLKILITAFCWMFASCIVVAQQIVKAPKPFFPLPNAAQLRWHKAEYLMFVHFGMKTFYPSDDHMGYGLEDPKRFFPAKFDANQWADAAKTGGFKGIVFTSKHHDGFCNWSTATTNHSVQASPWKNGKGDVVKEVSDACRKAGIQFGIYVSIIDKHFEQKGSPEYKTYGDYYYAQIKELSTRYGKIDEYWFDGFNADKLKMDYPRIGKMIAKNQPGAVIYDSKVLVNTIPDRCLAWPGGHGGITPDQDYRQLVNDTLRWYPNEPSIILQGNWFHNGKPAIELKQMQDYYLSSVGYGTTALMNISPNSDGLIDKETIQKLSAFKQWVDQVHQQNPALLKKAKSLSPCRDNNSRYAANKVNDGNYNSYFATDDKVTTATIEIELGQTKKIDGFILQEYIPLGQRVEAYSLECRVNGQWKDVFTGKKIGYKRIILAGRASAKDIQFPDADAVRLRIDKAGASPLINNFQVISLGGK